Part of the Natranaerovirga pectinivora genome is shown below.
TTAGTTCCGTAAAAGCGATGCATTTTTTAAGTGAAAAAGCAGGGATTTATGGTATGATAGGGGGACAGGTTGTAGATATTGAATCTGAGAACAAAGAAATATCCTTAGAACAACTAATCTTTATACATGAGCATAAAACATCTGCCTTATTAGAAGCAGCTATGGTTGTAGGAGCAATTTTAGCAGGAGCAAATACGGAAGAAATAGAAAAAATAAGCAAAATAGGAAAGAAAATAGGATTGGCTTTTCAGATACAAGATGATATATTAGATGTAACAAGTAGTACAAAAGTCTTAGGAAAACCAGTTAATAGTGATGAGAAAAATAATAAATCAACATATATTAAATTTTTAGGAATGGATCAATCAAAAGAGCAAGTTGAAATATTATCTAAAGAAGCTATTAATGAATTAATAGACTTAAATGGAGATTCAGAATTTCTAATAAAAATTATTCAGTATTTAATAAACAGAAAAAAATGAGGTGTACAAGGTGGAAGGATTAAGAGCAATACTATATAATAAGGCATTAATAAGTGCTTTATTAGCATGGTTAGTTGCACAACTAATAAAGCTAATTATTACACTGATAAAAGAAAAAAGATTAGACTTTGCAAAATTAATTGCTTCAGGTGGGATGCCTAGTGCCCATACGTCTACAGTAAGTGCTTTAACTGTTGCAGTTGGAGAGTTAAATGGATATGACTCAACCTTTTTCGGAATTAGTTTTGTTTTTGCGTTAATTATTATGTATGATGCGGCAGGTGTAAGAAGAGCTGCAGGAAAACAAGCACAAGTACTTAATAAAATTGTAGAAGAACTAGGGAATAAAAATCTACATTTTGAAGAAAGATTAAAAGAGCTATTAGGACATACACCAATAGAAGTATTTGCAGGTGCAATACTAGGGATCATTGTAACGTTCCTTTACTTGTATTGAAACTCTATGCCCCTTACTTCCTAAGAGATACAGCTGTTTGTATCAAGGAACCTATAATGGGTTAAGTAAAGTCTTATTCTATTATCGATTCCTTGATACATATGACTTGGTCACTGAATTGTTGAAAATTTAAAAATGTGATATAATAAGTTATAAAGAGTCAAGCTAAAGATGCAGTATTCTAGTCAATAATTTTAATCCTCAAGACGGGGCTAAAAATCCGTTAAAGGGCATATCGATGAAGTTCCTGGTGTTGGCTGGCGACGCCCAGTTGCGGGCTTATGCTGGGAGTTAAGATATAAGGGCGATCCACAAAGGCATGTGGGCGTTGACCCTTATATCGTGGAGACCTACGTGCGTGAAAAACTTATAGTGAGTCATTTACGGCGTAGGAAGAACCTGTGGTGCGGTGAAGAGCTGTGGACAGAGTAGCCTGCCTTGCGTGATCAAAGGGGGATAACGGTTTAAGGGTTTTTTCTTTTTGGCCAAAAAGAATTTACCTATGTACGTTTGAAACTTTTCTTCGCAAAAGAGGCTAGGGATTAAA
Proteins encoded:
- a CDS encoding polyprenyl synthetase family protein — encoded protein: MSFKSELIEKQNSMNAIIMDFLPKEGTYQKSILESMNYSVSVGGKRIRPILMNETYRMFGGKDSIVNPFLAAIEMIHSYSLVHDDLPAMDNDDFRRGQLTTHKKYGEALGILAGDALLNYAFELMSKACLENQESILSSVKAMHFLSEKAGIYGMIGGQVVDIESENKEISLEQLIFIHEHKTSALLEAAMVVGAILAGANTEEIEKISKIGKKIGLAFQIQDDILDVTSSTKVLGKPVNSDEKNNKSTYIKFLGMDQSKEQVEILSKEAINELIDLNGDSEFLIKIIQYLINRKK
- a CDS encoding divergent PAP2 family protein, which gives rise to MEGLRAILYNKALISALLAWLVAQLIKLIITLIKEKRLDFAKLIASGGMPSAHTSTVSALTVAVGELNGYDSTFFGISFVFALIIMYDAAGVRRAAGKQAQVLNKIVEELGNKNLHFEERLKELLGHTPIEVFAGAILGIIVTFLYLY